In the Urocitellus parryii isolate mUroPar1 chromosome 10, mUroPar1.hap1, whole genome shotgun sequence genome, one interval contains:
- the LOC113183412 gene encoding translocating chain-associated membrane protein 1-like 1, with protein MGLRKKGTKNPPVLSQEFILQNHADLVSCVGMFFVLGLMFEGTAEVSIVFLTLQHSVVVPAEELAAGSQTLYHYGVKDLATVFFYMLVVIIIHATIQEYVLDKISRRMQFTKAKQNKFNESGQLSVFYIVSCIWGTVILLSENCLSDPTLLWRTHSHTMMTFQMKFFYISQLAYWFHGFPELYFQRIRKQDIPSQLIYIGLHLFHITGAYLLYLNHLGLLLLVLHYVVELISHLCDVFYFSDEKYQKGVSLWTIVFVLGRLTTLVVSLVTVGLHLLVSHSRDGDTDSISGNVNVLAAEIAVLSSSCTIQAYITWTLLTVWLQRWLEDSNLQASSLKKKKPMIKGRSSRKGTENGVETAHRVDAPPKRKEKTS; from the coding sequence ATGGGGCTCCGTAAGAAGGGCACCAAGAACCCCCCGGTGCTGAGCCAAGAATTCATCCTGCAGAATCATGCGGACCTCGTCTCCTGCGTGGGGATGTTCTTCGTGCTGGGGCTCATGTTCGAGGGAACGGCCGAAGTGTCGATCGTCTTCCTCACTCTTCAGCACAGCGTGGTGGTCCCTGCGGAAGAGCTGGCTGCGGGATCCCAGACGCTGTATCATTACGGGGTCAAGGATCTGGCCACGGTCTTCTTCTACATGCTGGTGGTGATCATCATCCACGCCACGATCCAGGAGTACGTCCTGGATAAAATCAGCAGGAGGATGCAGTTCACCAAAGCCAAGCAGAACAAGTTCAACGAATCTGGCCAGTTGAGTGTCTTCTACATTGTCTCCTGTATCTGGGGCACCGTCATCCTCCTGTCCGAAAACTGCCTGTCAGACCCCACTCTCCTCTGGAGGACTCATTCCCACACCATGATGACGTTTCAGATGAAGTTTTTCTACATCTCACAGTTGGCTTACTGGTTTCATGGTTTTCCGGAACTCTACTTCCAGAGAATCCGAAAACAAGACATCCCTAGTCAACTCATCTACATTGGCCTTCACCTCTTTCACATCACTGGAGCCTACCTCTTGTACTTGAACCACCTGGGACTACTTCTGTTGGTGCTGCATTATGTCGTTGAATTGATTTCCCACCTGTGCGACGTGTTCTATTTCAGTGATGAGAAGTACCAGAAGGGGGTTTCTCTGTGGACCATCGTGTTTGTCTTGGGACGACTCACGACTTTGGTTGTTTCATTGGTCACTGTGGGGCTACACTTGCTTGTATCCCATTCCCGGGATGGGGATACGGATTCCATCAGTGGAAACGTCAACGTGTTGGCCGCAGAAATCGCTGTTCTGTCGTCCAGTTGCACCATCCAAGCATATATAACCTGGACCTTACTGACCGTCTGGCTTCAGAGGTGGCTAGAGGATTCTAATCTTCAGGCCTCGagtctgaagaagaaaaaacccATGATTAAAGGCCGGTCTTctagaaaaggaacagaaaatggaGTGGAGACTGCACACAGAGTAGATGCCCCgccaaagaggaaagagaagacttCATAA